One Sus scrofa isolate TJ Tabasco breed Duroc chromosome 1, Sscrofa11.1, whole genome shotgun sequence DNA segment encodes these proteins:
- the LOC110259713 gene encoding uncharacterized protein LOC110259713, whose translation MVPGRGQHSRFLAGLNQTDVNVKSWGSPVLRLWQGLGRCHPVEEAGFQGSGRGRGQRKSRRVVKEAGPAKEIAEEVQRVGSRRRAGPAGVATERRGTFDEAQRRWGPAEEAGQGIGETGGRGGAPTKAVLSGLANHPYSITSHRYSMPGACSRLTSVQLPGLAQSGSLQSGNSWHFGKKGSLGCRKKSWSEPRALREKPPESRLHRTNEAGFLRQRGHSLPN comes from the exons ATGGTGCCTGGGAGAGGGCAACACAGCAGATTCTTGGCTGGCTTGAATCAGACAGATGTGAATGTGAAGAGCTGGGGATCACCTGTGCTCAGACT GTGGCAAGGGCTGGGCCGTTGCCACCCCGTGGAGGAGGCGGGCTTTCAGGGGAGTGGTCGAGGTAGGGGCCAGCGGAAGAGCAGAAGAGTAGTGAAGGAGGCGGGGCCAGCGAAAGAGATCGCAGAGGAGGTGCAGCGAGTGGGGAGTCGTCGAAGGGCGGGGCCAGCAGGAGTGGCGACGGAGAGGCGCGGAACCTTTGACGAAGCCCAGAGGAGGTGGGGGCCAGCGGAGGAGGCGGGACAAGGAATCGGAGAGACAGGGGGTCGAGGAGGCGCGCCGACTAAGGCCGTCTTATCCGGACTCGCCAATCACCCGTATTCCATCACCTCCCACAGGTATTCCATGCCCGGCGCTTGTTCCCGGCTGACCTCAGTGCAGTTACCCGGACTAGCTCAGTCCGGATCCCTTCAGTCTGGCAACTCCTGGCACTTCGGAAAGAAGGGTTCCCTCGGTTGCAGGAAGAAAAGCTGGTCGGAGCCTAGAGCACTAAGAGAAAAGCCGCCTGAGTCCCGACTGCACCGGACCAATGAGGCGGGCTTCCTGCGTCAGCGCGGACACTCGCTGCCCAATTAG
- the PDCL gene encoding phosducin-like protein, giving the protein MTTLDDKLLGEKLQYYYSSSEDEDSDHEDKERGRGALAGSSMPADAELAGEGISVNTGPKGVIHDWRRYKQLETEQREEQCREMERLIKKLSMSCRSHLDEEEEQQKQKDLQEKISGKMTLKDFAMLNEDQDDEEFLQQYRKQRMEEMRQQLHKGPQFKQVFEIPSGEGFLDMIDKEPKGTLIMVHIYEDGIPGTEAMNGCMICLAAEYPAVKFCRVKSSVIGASSRFTRNALPALLIYKGGELIGNFVRVTDQLGEDFFAVDLEAFLQEFGLLPEKEVLLLTSVRSSASCHSEDSDLEID; this is encoded by the exons ATGACGACCCTGGATGATAAATTGCTGGGGGAGAAGCTGCAGTACTATTACAGCAGCAGTGAGGATGAGGACAGCGACCATGAGGACAAGGAAAGGGGCAGGGGTGCCCTGGCTGGCAGTTCCATGCCTGCAGATGCTGAGCTGGCAGGTGAAGGCATCTCGGTCAACACAG GTCCGAAAGGCGTGATCCATGACTGGCGGCGCTACAAACAGCTGGAGACAGAGCAGCGGGAGGAGCAGTGCCGGGAGATGGAGAGACTGATCAAGAAGCTGTCCATGAGCTGCAGGTCCCATCTggacgaggaggaggagcagcagaaGCAGAAGGACCTCCAGGAGAAGATCAGTGGGAAG ATGACTCTGAAGGACTTTGCCATGCTGAACGAGGACCAAGACGACGAGGAGTTTCTGCAGCAGTACCGGAAGCAGAGGATGGAAGAGATGCGGCAGCAGCTCCACAAGGGGCCGCAGTTCAAGCAGGTTTTTGAGATCCCCAGTGGAGAAGGCTTTCTGGACATGATCGACAAAGAGCCGAAGGGCACCCTCATCATGGTCCATATATACGAGGACGGCATCCCGGGGACCGAGGCCATGAACGGGTGCATGATCTGCCTGGCCGCCGAGTACCCGGCCGTCAAGTTCTGCCGGGTGAAGAGCTCGGTGATCGGGGCCAGCAGCCGCTTCACCAGGAACGCCCTGCCTGCCCTGCTGATCTACAAGGGCGGCGAGCTGATTGGCAATTTCGTTCGTGTCACCGACCAGCTGGGGGAAGATTTCTTTGCCGTGGACCTGGAGGCATTCCTGCAGGAATTTGGATTGCTCCCAGAGAAGGAAGTCTTGTTGCTAACGTCGGTGCGCAGCTCGGCCTCCTGCCACAGCGAGGATAGCGATTTGGAAATAGATTGA